A single genomic interval of Thermus caldifontis harbors:
- a CDS encoding macro domain-containing protein — protein sequence MARIRVQEGDITEFRGDAIVNAANNYLKLGAGVAGAILRKGGPSIQEECDRIGKIQVGEAAVTGAGNLGVRYVIHAAVLGDEPASLETVRQATRSALEKAVELGLRTVAFPLLGTGVGGLPVDRVAQVMLEEIKKAPDTLEVTLYGYRKEDAEAIRKAL from the coding sequence ATGGCCCGCATCCGTGTCCAAGAAGGGGACATCACCGAGTTCCGGGGGGATGCCATCGTCAACGCCGCCAACAACTACCTGAAGCTGGGCGCTGGGGTGGCGGGGGCCATCCTAAGGAAAGGGGGCCCCTCCATCCAGGAGGAGTGCGACCGGATCGGGAAGATCCAGGTGGGGGAAGCGGCGGTGACGGGAGCGGGGAACCTGGGGGTGCGCTACGTGATCCATGCCGCCGTCTTAGGCGACGAGCCCGCCAGCCTGGAAACCGTGCGTCAGGCCACCCGAAGCGCCCTGGAAAAGGCGGTGGAGCTGGGGCTAAGGACCGTGGCCTTCCCCCTTTTGGGCACCGGGGTGGGAGGGCTTCCCGTGGACAGGGTGGCCCAGGTGATGCTGGAGGAGATCAAGAAGGCTCCGGATACCCTCGAGGTCACCCTCTACGGCTACCGCAAGGAGGACGCCGAGGCCATCCGCAAGGCCCTGTGA
- a CDS encoding SDR family NAD(P)-dependent oxidoreductase translates to MSRDILGLEGRIVMVTGAGKGFGRAIAHGYGRNGATVIAVDPDVEMATGVASEVEALGATAIPIRGDMSVVLDVTSTFEKVEELFGLLDGIVHVTTAESKTPFVELLEGEWYDLMSQDVKSSLYVLQQGLRHLAGGGFVTLVLPPAVRLEPHTLSVRRAVEGLIEGVTRTFPGVRVNGVVPSRDPVSEVYDQALVRAALGLGSMVSEGVRGVVLEVELPEPPPSPEIYELLREVP, encoded by the coding sequence ATGTCACGGGATATCTTGGGCCTCGAGGGGCGGATCGTTATGGTGACCGGGGCCGGCAAGGGCTTCGGCCGGGCCATTGCCCACGGCTACGGGCGCAATGGGGCCACGGTTATCGCCGTGGACCCCGACGTGGAGATGGCCACCGGCGTGGCCTCGGAGGTGGAGGCCCTGGGGGCCACGGCCATCCCCATCCGGGGGGATATGAGCGTGGTGTTGGACGTGACCAGCACCTTTGAAAAGGTGGAGGAACTCTTTGGCCTACTGGATGGCATCGTCCACGTGACCACCGCCGAGAGCAAGACCCCCTTCGTGGAGCTTCTGGAGGGGGAGTGGTACGACCTCATGAGCCAGGATGTGAAGTCCAGCCTGTACGTGCTCCAGCAGGGGTTGCGCCACCTGGCCGGGGGCGGGTTTGTCACCCTGGTGCTGCCGCCGGCGGTGCGCCTCGAGCCCCATACCCTTTCCGTGCGCCGGGCGGTGGAAGGGCTCATCGAGGGGGTTACCCGGACCTTCCCCGGGGTGCGGGTCAACGGGGTGGTGCCCTCCAGGGACCCGGTTTCCGAAGTCTACGACCAGGCCTTGGTCCGGGCGGCCTTGGGCCTGGGCTCCATGGTCTCCGAGGGGGTTCGCGGGGTGGTGCTGGAGGTGGAGCTTCCCGAGCCTCCCCCATCCCCCGAGATCTACGAGCTTCTTAGGGAAGTGCCATGA
- the nrdR gene encoding transcriptional regulator NrdR, with the protein MKCPYCGHPDTRVVDSRPSDEGAAIRRRRECPACGRRFTTYERTQLEPLMVIKRDGRKEPFNPDKLLRGLLLACEKRPVDPEALRRFAYAFEDQVTGPEITSEEIGLKAMAFLRDLDHVAYIRFASVYREFDTVERFIEEIRRLGGVDKKEGA; encoded by the coding sequence ATGAAGTGCCCTTACTGCGGCCATCCCGACACCCGGGTGGTGGACTCCCGGCCCTCCGATGAGGGGGCGGCCATCCGCCGCCGGCGGGAATGCCCGGCCTGCGGCCGCCGCTTCACCACCTACGAGCGCACCCAGCTGGAGCCCCTGATGGTCATCAAGCGGGATGGGCGCAAGGAGCCTTTTAACCCAGATAAGCTCCTGAGGGGGCTCCTCCTGGCCTGCGAAAAGCGCCCCGTGGATCCCGAGGCGCTCCGCCGCTTTGCCTACGCCTTTGAGGACCAGGTGACGGGTCCGGAGATCACCTCGGAGGAGATCGGCCTCAAGGCCATGGCCTTCCTAAGGGATCTGGACCACGTGGCCTACATCCGCTTCGCCTCCGTATACCGGGAGTTTGATACCGTGGAGCGCTTCATCGAGGAGATCCGCCGCCTGGGGGGTGTTGACAAGAAGGAGGGGGCTTGA